One segment of Dryobates pubescens isolate bDryPub1 chromosome 23, bDryPub1.pri, whole genome shotgun sequence DNA contains the following:
- the LOC128898401 gene encoding feather beta keratin-like, with protein MACYDRCRPCGPTPLANSCNEPCALQCQDSRVFIQPSPVLVTLPGPILTSFPQSTAVGSSSGAALGTELNAQGQPISSGAFGNGYGYGLAGLGYGCGAARGCYPC; from the coding sequence ATGGCCTGCTACGACCGCTGCCGCCCCTGCGGACCCACCCCgctggccaacagctgcaacGAGCCCTGCGCCTTGCAGTGCCAGGACTCCCGCGTCTTCATCCAGCCTTCCCCCGTGCTGGTCACCCTGCCAGGACCCatcctcacctccttcccccagagcaCCGCCGTCGGATCCtcctcaggggctgccctgggcaccgagCTCAACGCCCAGGGACAGCCCATCTCCTCCGGCGCCTTCGGCAACGGCTACGGCTACGGCTTGGCTGGCCTGGGCTATGGCTGCGGCGCCGCGAGAGGCTGCTACCCCTGCTGA
- the LOC128898402 gene encoding feather beta keratin-like: protein MACYDRCRPCGPTPLANSCNKPCALQCQDSRVFIQPSPVLVTLPGPILTSFPQSTAVGSSSGAALGTELNAQGQPISSGAFGNGYGYGLAGLGYGCGAARGCYPC from the coding sequence ATGGCCTGCTACGACCGCTGCCGCCCCTGCGGACCCACCCCgctggccaacagctgcaacAAGCCCTGCGCCTTGCAGTGCCAGGACTCCCGCGTCTTCATCCAGCCTTCCCCCGTGCTGGTCACCCTGCCAGGACCCatcctcacctccttcccccagagcaCCGCCGTCGGATCCtcctcaggggctgccctgggcaccgagCTCAACGCCCAGGGACAGCCCATCTCCTCCGGCGCCTTTGGCAACGGCTACGGCTACGGCTTGGCTGGCCTGGGCTATGGCTGCGGCGCCGCGAGAGGCTGCTACCCCTGCTGA